A region of Paenibacillus sp. 37 DNA encodes the following proteins:
- a CDS encoding diguanylate cyclase domain-containing protein: protein MAEPKSKKEQNLLNRTLLHQGTYTNDPIDLNNCDKEPIHIPGFIQPHGVLLAINTSIMPTIVQCSQNTEDHLGIACEDILGMPLENLIGQKEVSKLLGSSFNADVTSDLHYMDLTIKVSGEERVFSSVLHESEGLLILEIEPFYEKEDMETTDFEWISRFFGRMKSTDSRVEASQIAAEQVKEMLGYDRVMIYEFDEQWNGKVIAEAREQELEPFLGHHYPASDIPKQARELYLRNWLRTIVNVNYKPVEIVPTLQPLTGKPLNLSLSVLRSVSPLHIEYLHNMGVGATVTISLIHNNELWGLITCHHYSARYVPHRVRNLCNFLGAFFSNELFQRQQLDDYQSEIQSREAASRIANIFIGNTSPARVLEELQGEEETVLNLMGAAGAAICYQDKLLLYGETPTSGQIRELAGWLAGKSEDYSYYTSKLSSEYETAKAYPDKASGVIYVAISPGQHNYMIWFRPEVVQVVDWAGDPAKAVLKTDDGMRLSPRKSFEKWREVVKSTSYPWATKELSVLPLLKTIVRRQTENQLVQAEEQALQNARILRQNEQRYLQLMDYSPVAFFTLTDGQIIYCNTKAAELLGFESSKDLMGKDFRAFVPEQTRVTLQQNFEELKHNNTSLITSQSYFTTAAGTSLLLEITLASVTHAGKPSVMVLLHSGASHHEQDNYTETTSQLQNYLNTDPLTDMPIQTVFKSQLQDDWDDCLEEKCSLGLLIIDIDDFRSYNAAYGLQGGDLCLQWIGEVLTVVSEQHNALISRLRGGTFMLKMKSTTSEDSAQLAEEIRQHVLALQIQRESSGPSGIVTVSVGGAVLVPDEQSSVSELIEKATQALAQAKSEGKNRAIVV from the coding sequence ATGGCCGAACCGAAGTCCAAGAAAGAACAAAATTTGTTGAACCGCACATTGCTTCATCAGGGAACATACACAAATGATCCAATAGATCTGAATAACTGTGATAAAGAACCGATTCATATCCCCGGCTTTATTCAACCTCATGGTGTTCTTTTGGCCATCAATACCAGTATTATGCCAACCATTGTTCAGTGTAGCCAAAATACGGAGGACCATCTGGGCATTGCCTGTGAAGATATTCTGGGCATGCCTTTGGAGAACCTGATTGGCCAGAAAGAAGTAAGCAAACTGTTGGGTAGCAGCTTCAATGCGGATGTCACCTCTGACCTGCATTACATGGATCTAACCATTAAGGTATCCGGTGAGGAACGGGTATTCTCTTCTGTTCTTCATGAGAGTGAAGGTCTGCTCATTCTGGAGATTGAGCCTTTTTATGAAAAAGAGGACATGGAGACTACCGACTTTGAGTGGATATCCCGTTTCTTTGGCCGGATGAAAAGTACAGACAGTCGCGTGGAGGCAAGTCAGATTGCAGCTGAACAGGTCAAGGAAATGCTCGGTTACGACCGGGTAATGATCTATGAATTTGACGAGCAATGGAATGGTAAAGTTATTGCTGAAGCGCGTGAACAAGAACTCGAACCATTCCTGGGACATCACTATCCGGCATCGGATATACCCAAACAGGCTCGAGAGTTGTATCTTCGCAATTGGCTGCGGACTATTGTAAATGTAAATTATAAACCCGTCGAGATTGTGCCTACGCTACAACCGCTCACTGGCAAGCCGCTGAATTTGAGTCTTTCGGTCCTGCGCAGTGTATCTCCACTTCACATCGAATATCTGCATAATATGGGTGTAGGTGCGACCGTAACGATCTCGCTCATTCATAACAATGAGCTGTGGGGACTCATCACATGCCATCATTATTCGGCCAGATATGTACCCCATCGCGTACGGAATCTGTGCAATTTCCTGGGGGCATTCTTCTCGAATGAATTGTTCCAGCGTCAGCAACTCGATGATTATCAATCAGAGATTCAATCACGTGAAGCCGCTTCACGAATTGCCAACATTTTTATCGGTAACACAAGTCCTGCCCGAGTGCTTGAGGAATTGCAGGGAGAAGAAGAGACGGTGTTAAACCTGATGGGGGCTGCCGGAGCAGCAATCTGTTACCAGGACAAGTTGTTGTTGTATGGTGAAACGCCAACCAGCGGCCAGATTCGGGAACTGGCAGGTTGGCTTGCAGGAAAGTCTGAGGATTACAGTTACTATACTTCGAAACTGAGTTCAGAGTATGAAACAGCCAAAGCTTATCCGGATAAGGCTTCCGGGGTTATTTATGTTGCCATTTCGCCTGGACAGCATAACTACATGATCTGGTTCCGACCTGAGGTCGTCCAGGTTGTCGATTGGGCGGGTGACCCTGCCAAAGCGGTGCTCAAGACGGATGACGGCATGCGGTTGTCTCCTCGTAAATCATTCGAGAAATGGCGTGAGGTTGTAAAGTCAACTTCATATCCATGGGCTACGAAAGAGCTGAGCGTGTTACCTTTACTCAAAACCATTGTACGTCGGCAGACGGAGAACCAGTTGGTTCAGGCCGAAGAACAGGCCCTGCAGAATGCTCGTATTTTGCGACAAAATGAACAGCGTTATTTGCAGTTAATGGATTACTCGCCCGTGGCATTCTTTACTTTGACTGACGGTCAGATTATCTACTGTAATACGAAGGCTGCCGAGTTGCTCGGGTTCGAGAGTTCCAAAGACCTGATGGGCAAGGACTTCAGGGCGTTTGTACCTGAGCAAACAAGAGTCACATTACAACAGAATTTTGAGGAATTAAAGCACAATAATACAAGTTTGATTACCAGCCAGTCGTATTTCACTACAGCAGCAGGTACCTCATTGTTGCTTGAAATTACACTTGCTTCTGTTACGCACGCGGGTAAGCCTTCCGTAATGGTACTTCTGCACAGTGGAGCGTCCCATCATGAACAGGACAATTACACTGAAACGACGAGCCAGCTGCAAAATTACTTGAACACAGATCCGTTAACAGATATGCCAATTCAAACGGTATTCAAGTCTCAGCTTCAGGATGACTGGGATGATTGTTTGGAGGAGAAATGCAGTCTGGGGTTGCTCATTATAGATATCGATGATTTCCGTTCATATAACGCGGCATACGGACTTCAGGGAGGAGATCTGTGTCTGCAATGGATCGGTGAGGTACTTACTGTGGTCAGTGAGCAGCACAATGCACTAATTTCCCGTCTTCGCGGAGGTACATTCATGTTGAAAATGAAGAGCACAACTTCTGAAGATTCAGCACAGCTTGCGGAAGAGATTAGACAACATGTTCTGGCTCTGCAGATCCAGCGAGAATCATCGGGTCCGAGTGGAATCGTCACGGTTAGTGTCGGGGGTGCAGTACTGGTACCTGATGAGCAGTCAAGTGTATCCGAACTGATTGAAAAAGCTACTCAAGCGCTGGCCCAAGCGAAGAGTGAAGGGAAGAATCGAGCGATCGTTGTCTGA
- a CDS encoding ATP-binding protein → MTELKIPKRLTTALVNSLTAGVVPRIGLEQIAVGRKSEVEAILRDMDNIAEGGAAFKLITGRYGSGKSFLLQMIRNYAMDRDFVVADADLSPERRLVGTKGQGLATYRELMTRLSTRTRPDGGALEPILQKWIAGLQQSTMQSQNLRPDDPALPLEVEKQIYAVTGEMQNLVHGFDFAKVLASYWNGYKLADDDRKQAALRWLRGEFATKTEAKKELAVGVIIDDDNWYDYFKLWSEFTARIGYKGLLLFIDEAVNLYKITNSVSRQSNYEKLLTMFNDTMQGKAEHLGIFVGGTPQFVEDERRGLYSYEALRSRLIEGRYATKAYANYTGPILKLAMLSHEEILILLQKLRQIHALHFGYSASLTDEQLVDFMQTAVNRLGADELLTTREVVRDFMDVLHTLHQNPEVTYNQLLGERAVKPQETGKGADASANSDDLDDFLAEFEL, encoded by the coding sequence GTGACAGAACTTAAAATACCGAAGCGGCTGACCACCGCACTTGTAAATTCATTAACGGCGGGTGTTGTCCCGCGTATAGGACTGGAACAGATTGCAGTTGGCCGGAAATCGGAAGTGGAAGCCATTTTGCGAGATATGGACAATATTGCGGAGGGTGGCGCAGCGTTCAAACTCATTACCGGCCGTTACGGTAGCGGTAAAAGTTTTCTTTTGCAGATGATTCGTAACTATGCGATGGACCGGGATTTTGTTGTGGCAGATGCCGATCTGTCGCCAGAGCGACGATTGGTCGGTACCAAAGGTCAGGGACTTGCGACATACCGCGAACTGATGACTCGTCTGTCTACACGCACACGTCCGGATGGGGGAGCGTTGGAGCCGATTTTGCAAAAATGGATCGCAGGGTTGCAACAATCCACGATGCAGAGTCAGAACTTGCGCCCGGATGATCCCGCTCTGCCGCTTGAGGTAGAGAAACAGATTTATGCGGTGACGGGGGAGATGCAGAATCTGGTTCACGGCTTTGATTTTGCTAAAGTACTGGCGTCATACTGGAACGGATACAAGCTGGCTGATGATGATCGCAAACAGGCGGCCCTTCGCTGGCTTCGAGGAGAATTTGCAACCAAAACGGAAGCGAAAAAAGAACTGGCTGTTGGCGTTATCATTGACGATGACAACTGGTATGACTACTTCAAATTATGGTCTGAATTCACAGCGCGCATTGGTTACAAAGGATTGCTGTTGTTCATTGATGAAGCGGTGAATCTGTACAAAATTACAAACAGTGTCTCCCGTCAAAGCAACTATGAGAAATTGCTGACCATGTTCAATGATACGATGCAGGGCAAGGCAGAGCACCTGGGTATATTTGTAGGTGGTACGCCGCAATTTGTGGAGGATGAACGGCGCGGACTATACAGCTATGAAGCGCTTCGCTCTAGGCTTATTGAGGGTCGTTATGCAACCAAAGCGTATGCGAATTACACAGGTCCGATCCTGAAGCTGGCGATGTTATCGCATGAAGAGATTCTGATTCTGCTCCAGAAGCTGCGACAGATTCATGCCTTGCATTTTGGATATAGTGCAAGTCTTACGGATGAACAATTGGTTGATTTTATGCAAACGGCGGTGAACCGACTGGGGGCGGATGAATTGCTGACCACGCGTGAAGTGGTACGAGACTTTATGGATGTACTGCATACGCTCCACCAGAATCCTGAAGTGACTTATAATCAATTACTTGGTGAACGGGCTGTCAAACCTCAGGAAACGGGCAAAGGGGCGGATGCTTCCGCAAATTCGGATGATCTGGACGACTTTCTGGCGGAGTTTGAATTATGA
- a CDS encoding TerB N-terminal domain-containing protein, whose translation MKDNSRQLEFMEIDLSEEPVTASVPVPDRSTIVQSAHDTMQHRGVILSSEKRFVEEAKQWSEMEGDVSPWVPFMSYWPTYGVMNETQRKWYMFWRKEVRQGRYPDTDLSYLFVHIYELINGIGWQNAQDGYDQLKQLWVNYRERLPQLNIYMQEWMVDYVLVHQLDMFLSEVMGLSGGYLPAEMLDRELQRILQDKVSDISLNMLQRYYDYDITLSKFYRDGGKEVMEQYIPRVTALVHSYLERTREVGLLPVFQPNDERTVERILFRKAVYDDSIYGRSVSFRYMPIGEQAEFVQMVTRIYRCTENKLRELLGFRGRLRGQTLEPELANLIERYLDKAYATEQAEAVEQPVIRIDTEKLASLQQESEYVRLALTIENDHPSEVKDDEVNNADITSNRVDALETRNEITSTEGPMGPAPSAVEIATGAQVESIRLQWGESAEADLDEEWLIFAKELSPQQVQTIHVLLGASPDTELMRLAEQYGTMPTLLLDEINDVAMETIGDLLIDGDRIVPDYIDVFEHVKR comes from the coding sequence ATGAAAGACAACTCTAGACAATTGGAATTCATGGAGATAGATCTGAGCGAAGAACCCGTAACAGCATCAGTTCCGGTTCCTGATCGTTCAACCATTGTGCAGTCTGCACATGATACGATGCAGCATCGTGGAGTCATATTGTCCTCGGAGAAACGTTTTGTAGAGGAAGCAAAGCAATGGTCAGAGATGGAAGGAGATGTATCTCCCTGGGTTCCATTTATGAGCTACTGGCCAACGTATGGTGTAATGAACGAAACCCAACGCAAGTGGTATATGTTTTGGAGGAAGGAAGTTCGTCAGGGGAGGTACCCGGATACTGATCTGTCCTATCTATTTGTTCATATATATGAGTTGATTAACGGCATTGGCTGGCAGAATGCTCAGGATGGTTATGATCAATTAAAGCAGCTATGGGTGAACTACCGTGAACGGCTTCCTCAATTAAATATATATATGCAAGAGTGGATGGTCGATTATGTGCTGGTCCATCAACTGGACATGTTTTTATCCGAGGTCATGGGCCTTTCGGGCGGTTATCTGCCAGCAGAGATGTTGGATAGGGAGCTGCAACGTATTCTGCAGGATAAGGTATCGGATATTTCGCTGAATATGCTGCAAAGATACTATGATTACGATATTACACTCAGTAAGTTCTATAGAGATGGCGGTAAAGAAGTGATGGAGCAGTATATTCCACGGGTCACGGCCTTGGTTCATTCGTACCTGGAACGTACGCGAGAAGTTGGACTGTTGCCAGTGTTTCAACCCAATGATGAACGCACGGTGGAGCGCATACTGTTTCGCAAAGCGGTCTATGATGATTCGATCTATGGAAGATCGGTATCATTCAGATATATGCCCATTGGTGAACAGGCTGAATTTGTACAGATGGTTACGCGGATCTATCGATGTACTGAAAATAAACTTCGTGAACTGCTCGGATTCAGAGGACGATTGCGTGGACAAACATTAGAGCCCGAACTTGCGAATCTGATTGAACGATACCTGGACAAAGCATACGCGACCGAGCAGGCTGAGGCTGTGGAGCAACCGGTGATCCGTATTGATACGGAGAAACTGGCATCGTTACAGCAGGAAAGTGAGTACGTGCGATTGGCGCTTACAATTGAGAATGATCACCCTTCTGAAGTGAAGGATGACGAGGTTAACAACGCAGATATTACAAGCAATCGAGTAGATGCACTGGAAACAAGGAATGAGATCACTTCAACTGAAGGTCCCATGGGGCCAGCTCCATCTGCAGTAGAGATTGCAACAGGAGCGCAAGTAGAATCTATTAGGTTGCAGTGGGGCGAGTCTGCTGAGGCTGATCTGGATGAAGAATGGCTGATCTTTGCCAAGGAACTCTCCCCTCAGCAGGTGCAGACGATTCATGTTCTACTTGGCGCAAGTCCAGATACGGAGCTGATGCGTCTGGCTGAGCAATATGGAACGATGCCTACGCTTTTGCTGGATGAAATTAATGATGTAGCTATGGAAACGATCGGTGATCTTCTGATTGATGGTGATCGGATTGTTCCTGATTATATAGATGTGTTCGAACATGTGAAGAGGTGA
- a CDS encoding DEAD/DEAH box helicase — protein MSDNPFYRLAPFVQEFIYKKRWESLRPAQIEACNICFHTPHHMLIAAGTASGKTEAAFFPALTELHERPSKSVGILYIGPLKALINDQFERLKDLLTEGNIPVWHWHGDVPQAEKTKLMKNPSGVLQITPESLEGLLMNRPNAIPALFHDLRYVIIDEVHAFMGADRGIQVLSELARIERMADCAPRRVGLSATLSDYDAATSWLAAGTQQGVDVVSSPGGRKLRLRVEHFSFPDAQDEEQAEQLHNARKAYYDFIYESTHRKKALIFTNSRTDAEVTILEMRRVAARRQERDVFHVHHGSISAMLREETEAALRTGAGPAVAAATVTLELGIDLGELERVVQLGAPYSASSFVQRLGRSGRREDMASEMLFVCPEEEDEEAQLPARMPWTLMRAIAVIELYVKTKWVEPLEARKMPIGVLYHQTMSMLKSMGEAEPRDLAEAILSLAPFALIRPDQYQAFLNYLIETDHLQWTEDRTLIIGLTGEKIVNNYRFYAVFKDDEEHKVLNGSEEIGSITTVPPPGYCFSLAGKLWKVEEVDHKHKAVYVKSAKGKVDTLWLGAGGDIHTSVVQKMREVLSDSVIYPYLSPQAVNRLERARRLARESGLLKQVVIPAGGDSMYVLPWVGSKSFRTLERLMKHNLSKKLALRSVVPMEPYYFVVSGKVDERTLLAEIMSECRTAEDASALLAEDEAPYLGKYDEFVAPPLIREAFAVDGLDLDGLKTGLQQTLEWDSSGSNRT, from the coding sequence ATGAGTGATAATCCATTCTATCGGCTGGCGCCATTCGTGCAGGAATTTATTTATAAAAAAAGATGGGAATCGCTTCGGCCTGCTCAGATCGAGGCCTGCAATATCTGTTTTCATACCCCGCATCATATGCTGATTGCGGCAGGCACGGCCTCCGGCAAAACGGAGGCGGCTTTTTTTCCTGCATTGACCGAGCTGCATGAACGGCCTTCCAAATCAGTGGGCATTTTGTACATTGGACCTCTGAAAGCCCTGATTAACGACCAATTTGAACGTCTTAAGGATCTGTTAACCGAAGGAAATATTCCGGTTTGGCACTGGCATGGGGATGTGCCTCAGGCGGAGAAAACAAAACTGATGAAAAATCCGTCCGGTGTGCTTCAGATTACGCCAGAATCGCTGGAAGGTCTGCTCATGAATCGACCGAATGCGATCCCGGCGCTGTTTCATGATCTGCGCTATGTCATCATCGATGAGGTGCATGCTTTCATGGGAGCGGATCGGGGCATTCAAGTACTCAGCGAGCTTGCCAGAATCGAGCGTATGGCTGATTGTGCACCGCGAAGAGTGGGCTTGTCCGCTACGCTTAGTGACTATGATGCGGCTACATCTTGGCTTGCTGCCGGAACACAGCAGGGAGTGGATGTGGTCTCTTCTCCAGGTGGTCGCAAGCTGCGACTGCGGGTGGAACATTTCTCTTTTCCAGATGCCCAGGATGAAGAGCAGGCGGAGCAGCTTCATAACGCACGCAAAGCTTACTACGACTTCATCTATGAGAGCACACATCGTAAAAAAGCGTTGATCTTCACCAACAGCCGTACGGACGCTGAGGTCACTATTCTTGAGATGCGGCGGGTCGCTGCTCGCAGGCAAGAGCGTGATGTGTTCCATGTGCATCATGGAAGTATCTCCGCCATGCTGAGGGAGGAAACGGAAGCCGCCCTCCGTACTGGAGCAGGCCCCGCGGTTGCTGCGGCAACGGTCACGCTCGAACTGGGTATCGATCTGGGTGAACTGGAACGTGTGGTTCAGCTCGGTGCACCGTATAGTGCTTCCAGCTTTGTACAGCGTCTGGGACGTTCAGGGAGACGAGAGGACATGGCATCAGAGATGCTTTTTGTATGTCCGGAGGAAGAGGATGAGGAAGCGCAATTGCCAGCACGTATGCCGTGGACGTTGATGCGTGCGATTGCTGTTATCGAACTATATGTAAAAACGAAGTGGGTCGAGCCGCTTGAAGCCCGCAAAATGCCCATAGGTGTGCTCTACCATCAAACGATGAGCATGCTGAAAAGTATGGGGGAGGCGGAGCCGAGAGATCTTGCAGAAGCCATCCTGTCGCTGGCCCCATTTGCGTTGATTAGACCTGATCAATATCAGGCTTTCCTGAATTACCTCATTGAGACGGATCATCTGCAATGGACAGAGGATCGAACATTGATTATCGGTCTGACAGGTGAGAAAATCGTGAACAATTATCGCTTCTACGCCGTGTTTAAAGACGATGAGGAACATAAAGTATTAAACGGCTCAGAAGAGATTGGTTCGATTACAACCGTGCCCCCACCTGGCTATTGCTTCTCGCTCGCAGGCAAACTGTGGAAGGTGGAAGAGGTCGATCACAAGCACAAGGCTGTGTATGTGAAGTCTGCAAAAGGTAAGGTAGATACGTTATGGCTTGGAGCGGGAGGAGATATTCATACGTCGGTGGTACAGAAAATGCGTGAAGTGTTGTCCGACTCAGTGATCTATCCTTACCTGTCACCACAAGCCGTCAATCGACTTGAACGGGCGCGCCGCTTAGCTCGTGAAAGTGGACTGTTGAAGCAGGTTGTCATTCCGGCAGGGGGAGATTCGATGTATGTTCTTCCTTGGGTGGGAAGTAAATCATTCCGTACATTGGAGCGCCTGATGAAGCATAATCTGTCCAAGAAACTTGCCTTGCGGTCCGTTGTGCCGATGGAGCCATATTATTTTGTGGTGTCCGGCAAGGTCGATGAACGAACATTATTAGCCGAGATCATGAGTGAGTGTCGGACGGCTGAAGACGCATCTGCGTTACTGGCTGAAGATGAAGCTCCTTATCTGGGCAAGTATGATGAATTTGTCGCGCCGCCTTTGATCCGTGAGGCTTTTGCCGTGGATGGGCTGGATCTGGATGGATTGAAGACAGGTTTACAGCAAACATTGGAGTGGGACTCCTCAGGCTCTAATCGAACCTGA